From one Calderihabitans maritimus genomic stretch:
- a CDS encoding cyclophilin-like fold protein, with protein sequence KRIKIITAKVQMEAQLNDTETAKSIWEKLPIKGKVNTWGEEIYFEIPVYKGPENPVETVEEGDLAYWPSGRCFCIFFGKTPVST encoded by the coding sequence AAAAGGATCAAAATTATCACCGCTAAGGTCCAAATGGAAGCTCAGCTAAATGACACGGAAACGGCCAAATCCATCTGGGAAAAGCTGCCGATCAAGGGAAAAGTAAACACCTGGGGAGAAGAGATTTATTTTGAAATTCCCGTCTACAAAGGGCCTGAAAACCCTGTCGAAACCGTCGAGGAAGGCGACCTGGCCTACTGGCCGAGCGGCCGTTGCTTTTGTATCTTTTTTGGGAAAACCCCCGTCTCTACA